A single region of the Leptodactylus fuscus isolate aLepFus1 chromosome 5, aLepFus1.hap2, whole genome shotgun sequence genome encodes:
- the THAP5 gene encoding THAP domain-containing protein 5, which yields MTLELHHASLDNMLINPSAVSKMSFDVPLVEMDDVSGNLHRFHVDNSSNKPHTSDKSLVFTAITQTIEQLGSTEESVITIIVPEDISKKQTILTSQPFLQDHQVAEEEKLDMEYVSFSESDSAEETLEMEHSYCRNDFDRDHLWDTIVKLQSKVALLEVQETVTLARLKSLEALIGLLKQENLLSDDKLKLIDECQSNLDFAVIQ from the coding sequence ATGACTCTTGAACTGCATCATGCCTCCCTGGACAATATGCTTATTAACCCATCAGCTGTCTCCAAGATGTCTTTTGATGTTCCATTAGTAGAGATGGATGATGTCTCAGGAAATCTGCACAGATTTCACGTAGATAATTCCAGCAACAAACCACATACCTCTGACAAATCACTTGTGTTCACCGCAATTACACAAACAATAGAGCAACTGGGCTCGACTGAGGAATCTGTCATAACCATCATTGTCCCAGAAGACATTTCAAAGAAACAAACTATTTTGACAAGTCAGCCCTTCTTACAGGATCATCAAGTTGCTGAAGAGGAAAAACTTGACATGGAGTACGTTTCTTTCAGTGAATCAGATAGCGCTGAGGAGACTTTGGAAATGGAGCATTCATACTGCAGGAATGATTTTGACAGGGATCATCTGTGGGACACCATTGTTAAGCTCCAGTCCAAAGTAGCCCTGCTCGAAGTGCAGGAAACTGTCACTCTTGCCCGTCTGAAATCTTTGGAAGCGCTTATTGGACTATTGAAGCAGGAAAATTTGTTATCAGATGATAAGTTAAAACTCATTGATGAATGT